A stretch of the Polyangiaceae bacterium genome encodes the following:
- a CDS encoding YihY/virulence factor BrkB family protein, with translation MKRLSSKTDELVRRAEQAVVDFCDRGPARRGLYSLWKGMARHSAGRVASAMAFNLFLAAIPMLALAGWLAANLLGQSRDALDIMSLYMNLTPLEIHEIVQKNFQRFSGGAVAPFAVLGSLWMASNAFYMLMSVFERAVRAKRRAWWKKRLIAVACVLVTNLLFAGITVLAVAIAGGPSKMLGFLRTGEQLVGPAERLVSIVVALLGATLALAAFFRIAVDRPGLNRRIWPGTVVTVAIGGLASSAFGYYARTLQSFAVFYGSLAAVAIALAWLWIWCAALLLGAELNAQLEGGERIAPPSTVRLAVRAAKRASQV, from the coding sequence ATGAAACGCCTGAGCTCGAAGACCGACGAACTGGTGCGGCGCGCCGAGCAAGCCGTGGTCGATTTCTGCGACCGGGGGCCGGCGCGACGTGGGCTGTATTCGCTCTGGAAGGGCATGGCGCGCCACAGCGCCGGGCGCGTCGCCAGCGCGATGGCGTTCAACCTGTTCCTGGCCGCCATCCCCATGCTGGCGCTGGCGGGGTGGCTCGCGGCCAACCTTCTGGGCCAGAGCCGAGACGCCCTGGACATCATGTCCTTGTACATGAACCTGACTCCGCTGGAGATCCACGAGATCGTGCAGAAGAACTTCCAACGCTTCTCCGGCGGGGCCGTGGCCCCGTTCGCCGTGCTGGGCTCGCTGTGGATGGCCTCGAACGCCTTCTACATGCTGATGAGCGTGTTCGAGCGCGCGGTGCGCGCGAAGCGCCGCGCGTGGTGGAAGAAGCGACTGATCGCCGTCGCCTGCGTGCTGGTGACCAATCTCTTGTTCGCCGGGATCACCGTGCTGGCCGTGGCCATCGCCGGAGGCCCCTCCAAGATGCTCGGCTTCTTGCGCACCGGCGAGCAGCTGGTGGGGCCGGCGGAGCGGCTCGTGAGCATCGTGGTGGCGCTGCTCGGCGCCACCTTGGCACTCGCCGCGTTCTTCCGCATCGCGGTCGATCGTCCGGGGCTGAATCGGCGCATCTGGCCCGGTACGGTGGTGACCGTGGCCATCGGTGGCCTGGCGTCGAGCGCATTCGGCTACTACGCGCGGACCCTGCAGAGCTTCGCGGTCTTCTACGGCAGCCTCGCGGCGGTGGCCATCGCGCTGGCCTGGCTCTGGATCTGGTGCGCCGCGCTGCTCTTGGGAGCGGAGCTGAACGCGCAGCTCGAAGGCGGCGAGCGCATCGCACCGCCCAGCACCGTGCGACTGGCCGTGAGGGCGGCGAAGCGGGCGAGCCAGGTCTGA
- a CDS encoding alpha/beta hydrolase codes for MRPKRPPQRLPTRLRRNAGAFLVDNFFRGLSRVGKLHPQAKPERHDVEVIRDVPYDDTGLPEHRLDVYRPGGLSRGELEQVPVVLYVHGGGFRILSKDTHWIMGLAFARRGYLVFNISYRLAPKHPFPAAVRDAAAALDWVRKNAGRYGGDLERLAFAGESAGANLVTSLAMMTSYRRPEPWATRVFDSGVRPRAVVAACGIYHVSDVERFRRRWPHMSGFIHDRLSEVSESYLGDVQRHEPGHLELADPLTVLERGDEPARPLPAFFAPCGTADPLIDDTQRLSNALGKLGVECEARYYRGELHAFHALVFTPNARRCWGHTYSFLDRHLGTPGPGLEVPVVRFRGGP; via the coding sequence GTGCGACCCAAGCGCCCGCCGCAACGCCTGCCGACCCGCCTGCGCCGCAACGCCGGCGCATTCCTCGTGGACAACTTCTTCCGCGGGCTCTCCCGCGTCGGGAAGCTCCATCCGCAGGCCAAGCCGGAGCGCCACGACGTCGAGGTGATTCGCGACGTCCCCTACGACGACACGGGCCTGCCCGAGCACCGGCTCGACGTCTACCGGCCCGGCGGGCTGTCGCGCGGGGAGCTCGAGCAGGTCCCCGTGGTGCTCTACGTGCACGGCGGAGGCTTCCGCATCCTCAGCAAGGACACCCACTGGATCATGGGCCTCGCGTTCGCGCGTCGCGGCTATCTGGTGTTCAACATCAGCTATCGCCTCGCGCCCAAGCACCCGTTCCCCGCCGCAGTGCGCGACGCCGCGGCGGCGCTGGATTGGGTGCGAAAGAACGCCGGGCGCTACGGCGGCGATCTGGAGCGGCTCGCCTTCGCCGGCGAGAGCGCGGGAGCGAACCTGGTCACCTCGCTGGCCATGATGACCAGCTATCGCCGGCCCGAGCCTTGGGCAACTCGGGTCTTCGACAGCGGCGTTCGCCCCAGGGCGGTGGTCGCCGCCTGCGGCATCTACCACGTGAGCGACGTCGAGCGCTTCCGGCGCCGCTGGCCTCACATGAGCGGCTTCATCCACGATCGACTGAGCGAAGTGAGCGAGTCGTACCTGGGCGACGTGCAGCGCCACGAGCCCGGGCACCTCGAGCTGGCCGACCCGCTGACCGTGCTGGAGCGCGGCGACGAGCCGGCGCGCCCGCTGCCGGCGTTCTTCGCGCCGTGTGGCACGGCCGATCCGCTGATCGACGACACGCAGCGCCTGAGCAATGCCCTCGGAAAGCTCGGCGTGGAGTGCGAGGCCCGCTACTACCGAGGCGAGCTGCACGCCTTCCACGCTTTGGTGTTCACGCCCAACGCTCGTCGCTGCTGGGGCCACACCTATTCCTTCTTGGATCGCCACCTGGGTACGCCCGGGCCCGGCCTGGAGGTGCCGGTGGTCCGCTTCCGAGGTGGTCCGTGA
- a CDS encoding YjbQ family protein, with translation MAVHQETIEVRTTGRGFSDLTRSVQAVVDASKVQLGLCTVFVQHTSASLVIQENADPDVLVDLGAWLSELAPESRRWVHDAEGSDDMPAHARSAVTKTSESIPVRDGRLAFGTWQALYLWEHRSRPHTRRLVVHVAGE, from the coding sequence GTGGCGGTACATCAGGAGACGATCGAGGTTCGCACGACTGGCCGCGGCTTTTCCGACCTGACCCGCTCGGTGCAGGCGGTCGTGGATGCCAGCAAGGTCCAGCTGGGGTTGTGCACGGTGTTCGTGCAGCACACCTCGGCCAGCCTGGTGATCCAGGAGAACGCCGACCCCGACGTGCTCGTGGACCTCGGGGCGTGGCTGAGCGAGCTCGCGCCGGAGTCGCGCCGCTGGGTCCACGACGCCGAGGGCTCGGATGACATGCCGGCTCACGCGCGCTCCGCCGTCACCAAGACCTCGGAGAGCATCCCGGTGCGCGATGGCCGGCTGGCCTTCGGCACCTGGCAAGCGCTCTACCTGTGGGAACACCGCTCCCGTCCCCACACGCGGCGCCTCGTAGTCCACGTCGCGGGGGAGTGA